A section of the Streptomyces sp. SLBN-118 genome encodes:
- the ribD gene encoding bifunctional diaminohydroxyphosphoribosylaminopyrimidine deaminase/5-amino-6-(5-phosphoribosylamino)uracil reductase RibD, which translates to MATAADVNAMRRAITLAARGLGSTSPNPVVGCVILDAAGQPVGAGHHQRAGGPHAEVNALRDAGDRARGGTAYVTLEPCNHIGRTGPCAQALIEAGISRVVYAVADPNPQATGGGDTLRAAGVRVESGLLADEAEAGNIAWLTSVRLGRPYVLWKYAATLDGRIAAGDRSSRWITSPESRADVHRLRAEADAVIVGSGTARADDPHLAVRGIEGAVQPLRVVLDTEATAVGPGARVLDDAAPTLIAVAEDAEPQLPDAVQVMTLPRAGRGLSVAALLEALHRRGIRSVLLEGGPTLAGAFVAAGAVDKVVGYLAPVLLGAGPAALADAGISTITEALRLELTETVRIGPDLRITAVPHTAPKER; encoded by the coding sequence GTGGCCACCGCAGCCGACGTGAACGCCATGCGCCGAGCCATCACGCTCGCCGCCCGCGGACTCGGCTCCACCAGCCCCAACCCGGTCGTCGGGTGCGTGATACTCGACGCCGCCGGACAGCCTGTGGGCGCCGGCCACCACCAGCGCGCCGGCGGCCCGCACGCCGAGGTCAACGCCCTGCGTGACGCGGGCGATCGGGCCCGCGGCGGCACCGCGTACGTCACCCTCGAACCCTGCAACCACATCGGCCGCACCGGCCCCTGCGCCCAGGCGCTCATCGAGGCCGGGATCAGCCGGGTCGTCTACGCGGTCGCAGACCCCAACCCGCAGGCCACCGGCGGCGGCGACACCCTGCGTGCCGCCGGAGTCCGGGTCGAGTCGGGCCTGCTCGCCGACGAGGCCGAGGCGGGCAACATCGCCTGGCTCACCTCCGTGCGCCTCGGCCGCCCCTACGTCCTGTGGAAGTACGCGGCCACCCTCGACGGCCGCATCGCGGCCGGGGACCGCAGCAGCCGCTGGATCACCTCGCCCGAGTCGCGCGCCGACGTCCACCGGCTGCGCGCCGAGGCCGACGCCGTGATCGTCGGGTCGGGGACGGCCCGCGCCGACGACCCCCATCTCGCGGTGCGTGGCATCGAAGGCGCCGTCCAGCCCCTGCGGGTGGTTCTCGACACCGAGGCCACCGCTGTCGGGCCGGGCGCCCGAGTCCTCGACGACGCCGCGCCCACGCTGATCGCGGTGGCCGAGGACGCCGAGCCCCAACTGCCCGACGCCGTACAGGTCATGACGCTGCCTCGCGCCGGGCGGGGCCTGTCCGTGGCGGCCCTGCTGGAAGCCCTCCACCGGCGCGGCATCCGCTCCGTACTGCTCGAAGGCGGCCCGACGCTCGCCGGAGCCTTCGTCGCCGCGGGAGCTGTCGACAAGGTCGTCGGCTATCTCGCCCCCGTCCTCCTCGGCGCGGGCCCCGCCGCCCTCGCCGACGCAGGAATCTCCACGATCACCGAAGCGTTGCGGCTCGAGCTGACCGAGACCGTACGCATCGGGCCCGATCTGCGTATCACCGCCGTACCCCACACCGCCCCGAAGGAGCGCTGA
- a CDS encoding ROK family transcriptional regulator: protein MPASPSTARAINDRHALQLLQQEGPLTAGQLKTRTGLSRPTVADLVERLQGSGLIRVVGEAGADRRGPNARVYGIVADRAHLAALDVRTQSVAVVVADLLGATLAEASLPIGGDTGTEPAVQQAVALLERTAREAGAPRLHSVGIGAPGLIDPVTGELRDTSGLPAWHRRLVAALQERLPARVLVENETNLAAVAEQRLGAARDRDTFVLLWLGHGVGAALFLDGRLRKGASGGAGEIGFLPVPGTAGIPSAVDCAGGFHSLAGSAAICELADEHGIDADRRGEPPAAALVQAAVAAGRGDFLDGLAQRLSLGVAAVASVLDPGCVVLGGEVGHAGGAELAARVESRLAGLSPLRTRVRAGELGGTAVLSGALITAREAAQDEVFTLRG from the coding sequence ATGCCCGCATCACCGAGCACCGCCCGTGCCATCAACGACCGGCACGCGCTGCAACTGCTGCAGCAGGAAGGCCCGTTGACGGCAGGGCAGCTCAAGACCAGGACCGGACTCTCCCGGCCAACCGTCGCCGACCTGGTGGAGCGCCTGCAGGGCTCAGGCCTGATCCGGGTCGTCGGGGAGGCGGGCGCGGATCGCCGTGGCCCCAATGCCAGGGTGTACGGCATCGTCGCGGACCGGGCCCACCTGGCCGCCCTCGACGTGCGGACCCAGAGCGTGGCCGTCGTCGTCGCGGACCTGCTCGGCGCCACCCTCGCCGAGGCCTCACTCCCGATCGGCGGTGACACCGGCACCGAGCCGGCGGTCCAGCAGGCGGTCGCGCTGCTGGAGCGGACCGCGCGGGAGGCGGGCGCGCCCCGGCTCCACAGCGTCGGCATCGGCGCGCCCGGCCTGATCGACCCTGTCACCGGGGAGCTGCGCGACACCTCCGGTCTGCCCGCCTGGCACCGCCGACTGGTCGCAGCCCTCCAGGAGCGGCTGCCCGCCAGGGTGCTCGTCGAGAACGAGACCAATCTGGCGGCCGTCGCGGAACAGCGCCTCGGCGCGGCCCGCGACCGCGACACCTTTGTCCTGCTGTGGCTCGGACACGGTGTCGGGGCGGCCCTCTTCCTGGACGGCAGGCTCCGCAAGGGTGCCTCCGGAGGCGCGGGTGAGATCGGCTTCCTGCCGGTGCCCGGCACGGCGGGCATCCCCTCCGCGGTCGACTGCGCGGGCGGCTTCCATTCACTGGCCGGATCCGCCGCGATCTGCGAGCTCGCCGATGAGCACGGCATCGATGCCGACCGGCGCGGGGAGCCCCCGGCCGCGGCGCTGGTGCAGGCGGCAGTTGCGGCCGGGCGGGGCGACTTCCTCGACGGCCTCGCCCAACGGCTGTCCCTCGGTGTGGCCGCGGTCGCGTCTGTACTCGACCCGGGTTGTGTGGTCCTCGGCGGTGAGGTCGGGCATGCGGGCGGCGCGGAGCTGGCGGCCCGGGTCGAGTCGCGGCTGGCCGGCCTCTCCCCGCTGCGTACCCGGGTGCGTGCCGGAGAGCTGGGCGGCACGGCGGTCCTGAGCGGAGCGCTGATCACGGCGCGCGAGGCGGCGCAGGACGAGGTTTTCACCCTTCGCGGCTGA
- a CDS encoding MFS transporter, protein MANEVVFSQGTLKRARYAIAAVFCVHGAVTGSFATRIPWIQDHASVGAAQLGLALAFPALGASVAMPLAGAVSHRFGARNALRGLIVLWTLSLTLPSFAPNLLALCGALFVFGAAAGMSDVAMNALGVETENRLDRSIMSGLHGMWSAGALIGSAGGTLAAHLGSDARLHHALAAVTLTVLGLAACQGVLDLRSAPDETPPPRFALPPRSALVIGAIGFCAVFAEGASLDWSAVYLRDELDTSAGLAAASTTAFALTMAVARLAGDRIVDRFGPVRTVRVGGVLATAGGLLVVLAPHPAVAMTGFAFIGLGVAVVVPLAFAAAGRSGPNPSQAIAGVATITYTSGLIAPSAIGAVADATSLVVSFGLVTALAFGLVVGAGVLRSAGRDSMQSGVAEAVAERLP, encoded by the coding sequence ATGGCGAACGAAGTGGTCTTCAGTCAGGGGACGTTGAAGCGGGCACGGTATGCCATCGCCGCCGTCTTCTGCGTGCACGGGGCTGTCACCGGCAGTTTCGCCACCCGGATCCCCTGGATCCAGGACCATGCGTCGGTCGGCGCCGCGCAGCTCGGTCTCGCACTCGCCTTCCCCGCGCTCGGCGCGTCCGTGGCGATGCCGCTGGCCGGAGCGGTCAGCCACCGCTTCGGCGCACGCAACGCCCTGCGGGGGCTGATCGTCCTGTGGACCCTCTCGCTGACCCTGCCGTCCTTCGCCCCGAATCTGCTCGCGCTGTGCGGGGCGCTCTTTGTGTTCGGGGCGGCGGCGGGGATGTCCGACGTGGCCATGAACGCCCTCGGGGTCGAGACCGAGAACCGGCTCGACCGGTCGATCATGTCCGGGCTGCACGGCATGTGGAGCGCGGGGGCGCTGATCGGCTCGGCGGGCGGCACGCTCGCGGCACATCTGGGCAGCGACGCCCGGCTGCACCACGCGCTCGCCGCCGTGACCCTCACCGTGCTCGGGCTCGCCGCCTGTCAGGGCGTACTGGACCTGCGCAGCGCGCCGGACGAGACACCGCCGCCGCGGTTCGCGCTGCCGCCCAGGTCGGCTCTGGTCATCGGCGCGATCGGGTTCTGCGCGGTGTTCGCGGAGGGCGCGAGTCTGGACTGGTCGGCGGTGTATCTGCGGGACGAGCTGGATACGTCGGCAGGTCTCGCCGCCGCGTCCACCACCGCGTTCGCGCTGACCATGGCGGTGGCGCGGCTGGCCGGCGACCGGATCGTGGACCGCTTCGGGCCCGTGCGCACCGTACGGGTGGGCGGTGTGCTGGCAACGGCGGGCGGACTGCTGGTGGTCCTCGCGCCGCATCCGGCCGTGGCGATGACCGGCTTCGCGTTCATCGGTCTGGGGGTCGCCGTCGTCGTACCGCTGGCCTTCGCGGCGGCGGGGCGCAGCGGGCCGAACCCGAGCCAGGCGATCGCGGGCGTCGCCACGATCACGTACACCTCGGGGCTGATCGCACCCTCGGCGATCGGGGCGGTGGCCGACGCGACGAGTCTGGTCGTCTCCTTCGGCCTGGTGACGGCACTTGCGTTCGGTCTGGTCGTGGGCGCGGGGGTGCTGCGGTCGGCGGGGCGGGACAGCATGCAGTCCGGCGTCGCGGAGGCGGTGGCCGAGCGGCTGCCGTGA
- a CDS encoding DUF5995 family protein, producing the protein MAQMEHVAARADRRRSPVDSVMERMQALRDDWPATDGVAVFNRVYLAVTEEIDRQIDGGGFPDRRAAATLDALFARRYLAAVDAAAEGRRPPACWRPLFQYRRHPGVRPLQFALAGINAHIGHDLALALVDTCRALDCEPADLEVEFDRVGDILTLLEERIREDLMPGPDLLEIADPLTHLVGSWSLDRAREGAWSAARLLWGVRELPGLAEEFTERLDTGVGLVGRCLLTPWR; encoded by the coding sequence ATGGCGCAGATGGAACACGTCGCGGCCCGGGCCGACCGTCGCCGCTCCCCGGTCGACTCGGTGATGGAACGGATGCAGGCGCTGCGCGACGACTGGCCCGCCACGGACGGGGTCGCCGTCTTCAACCGGGTCTATCTGGCCGTCACCGAGGAGATCGACCGGCAGATCGACGGCGGCGGCTTCCCGGACCGGCGGGCCGCCGCCACGCTCGACGCGCTGTTCGCCCGCCGCTATCTGGCCGCAGTGGACGCGGCTGCGGAGGGTCGCCGTCCGCCTGCCTGCTGGCGGCCGTTGTTCCAGTACCGGCGCCATCCCGGCGTACGGCCGCTGCAGTTCGCCCTCGCCGGCATCAATGCGCACATCGGGCACGATCTGGCACTCGCCCTGGTCGACACCTGCCGGGCGCTCGACTGCGAACCCGCCGATCTTGAGGTCGAGTTCGACCGCGTCGGCGACATCCTCACCCTCCTTGAGGAGCGCATCCGCGAGGATCTGATGCCGGGCCCCGATCTCCTGGAGATCGCCGATCCGCTCACCCACCTGGTCGGGTCCTGGAGCCTCGACCGGGCTCGCGAGGGCGCCTGGTCGGCGGCGCGGCTGTTGTGGGGAGTACGAGAACTCCCCGGCCTGGCCGAGGAGTTCACCGAACGGCTCGACACGGGTGTCGGTCTCGTCGGGCGCTGTCTGCTCACGCCCTGGCGCTGA
- a CDS encoding NAD(P)/FAD-dependent oxidoreductase — MTSTVPTTAVQHSDEQPPITMFGPDFPYAYDDFLAHPAGLGQIPATEHGTEVAVIGGGLSGIVAAYELMKMGLKPVVYEADKIGGRLRTVGFEGTGTDELSAEMGAMRFPPSSTALQHYIDLVGLTTQPFPNPLAPSTPSTVVDLKGESHYAETIDDLPQVYRDVMDAWNACLEEGADFSDMNRAMRERDVPRIREIWAKLVEKLDNQTFYGFLCDSEAFKSFRHREIFGQVGFGTGGWDTDFPNSILEILRVVYSEADDHHRGIVEGSQQLPLRLWEREPAKITYWAPGTSLSSLHEGDPKPAVTRLHRTAGNRITVTDASGDIRTYQAAIFTAQSWMLLSKIACDDSLFPIDHWTAMERTHYMESSKLFVPVDRPFWLDKDEVTGRDVMSMTLTDRMTRGTYLLDNGPDKPAVICLSYTWCDDSLKWLPLSANERMEVMLKSLGEIYPNVDVRSHIIGNPVTVSWENEPYFMGAFKANLPGHYRYQRRLFTHFMQDRLPADKRGIFLAGDDISWTAGWAEGAVQTALNAVWGVMHQLGGATDPSNPGPGDLYDEIAPVELPED, encoded by the coding sequence ATGACGTCCACGGTGCCCACCACTGCTGTCCAGCACTCCGACGAGCAGCCGCCGATCACCATGTTCGGTCCGGACTTTCCGTACGCGTACGACGACTTCCTCGCCCACCCGGCGGGACTGGGCCAGATACCCGCGACCGAGCACGGCACCGAGGTCGCCGTCATCGGAGGCGGGCTCTCCGGCATCGTCGCCGCGTACGAGCTGATGAAGATGGGCCTCAAGCCGGTCGTCTACGAGGCGGACAAGATCGGCGGCCGGCTGCGCACCGTCGGCTTCGAGGGCACCGGTACGGACGAGCTGTCCGCCGAGATGGGCGCGATGCGCTTCCCGCCCTCCTCGACCGCGCTGCAGCACTACATCGACCTGGTCGGTCTGACCACGCAGCCCTTCCCCAACCCCCTCGCCCCCAGCACCCCGTCGACGGTCGTCGACCTCAAGGGCGAGTCGCACTACGCCGAGACCATCGACGACCTGCCCCAGGTCTACCGCGATGTGATGGACGCCTGGAACGCCTGTCTGGAGGAGGGCGCCGACTTCTCCGACATGAACCGCGCCATGCGCGAGCGCGATGTGCCGCGCATCCGCGAGATCTGGGCGAAGCTGGTCGAGAAGCTCGACAACCAGACCTTCTACGGCTTCCTCTGCGATTCCGAGGCCTTCAAGTCCTTCCGGCACCGCGAGATCTTCGGCCAGGTCGGCTTCGGCACCGGCGGCTGGGACACCGACTTCCCCAACTCCATCCTGGAGATCCTGCGCGTCGTCTACTCCGAGGCCGACGACCACCACCGCGGCATCGTCGAGGGCAGCCAGCAGCTGCCGCTGCGGCTCTGGGAGCGCGAGCCCGCAAAGATCACCTACTGGGCGCCCGGTACCTCGCTGTCGTCCCTCCACGAGGGCGACCCGAAGCCGGCCGTGACCCGGCTGCACCGCACCGCGGGCAACCGGATCACCGTCACCGATGCCTCGGGCGACATCCGTACCTACCAGGCGGCCATCTTCACCGCGCAGTCCTGGATGCTGCTTTCCAAGATCGCCTGCGACGACTCGCTGTTCCCCATCGACCACTGGACGGCGATGGAGCGCACCCACTACATGGAGTCGTCCAAGCTGTTCGTCCCGGTCGACCGGCCGTTCTGGCTGGACAAGGACGAGGTCACCGGCCGCGACGTCATGTCGATGACGCTCACCGACCGGATGACCCGCGGCACGTACCTGCTCGACAACGGGCCCGACAAGCCGGCCGTCATCTGCCTCTCGTACACCTGGTGCGACGACAGCCTCAAGTGGCTGCCCCTGTCTGCGAACGAGCGGATGGAGGTCATGCTCAAGTCGCTCGGTGAGATCTACCCGAACGTCGACGTCCGCAGCCACATCATCGGCAACCCGGTCACCGTGTCCTGGGAGAACGAGCCGTACTTCATGGGCGCGTTCAAGGCGAACCTGCCGGGCCACTACCGTTACCAGCGGCGTCTGTTCACGCACTTCATGCAGGACCGGCTGCCCGCGGACAAGCGCGGCATCTTCCTGGCGGGCGACGACATCTCCTGGACGGCGGGCTGGGCCGAGGGCGCCGTGCAGACCGCGCTGAACGCGGTGTGGGGCGTGATGCACCAGCTCGGCGGGGCGACCGACCCGAGCAACCCGGGCCCCGGCGACCTGTACGACGAGATCGCTCCGGTCGAACTGCCGGAGGACTGA
- a CDS encoding carbon-nitrogen hydrolase family protein, whose translation MPPLRTALLQSSGRPGSVAENLKVLDEAAARAAAAGAGLLIGPEMFLTGYAIGDQVPVLAEPADGPAARSVAEIARRHGIAVMYGYPEREGEKIFNSAQLIGPDGESLANYRKTHLFGCFEQQWFTPGDQPVVQAELGGIRLGMLICYDVEFPENVRAQALAGTDLLLVPTAQMHPFQFVAESVVPVRAFESQMYIAYVNRTGAEGEFEFVGLSCLASPDGTTRVRAGRGEELLVGEVDPALLSASREANPYLRDRRPDLYGSLL comes from the coding sequence ATGCCCCCGCTGCGCACCGCCCTGCTCCAGAGCTCCGGCCGACCGGGCTCGGTCGCCGAGAACCTGAAGGTGCTCGACGAGGCCGCGGCCCGCGCGGCGGCGGCCGGTGCCGGACTGCTGATCGGCCCCGAGATGTTTCTGACGGGGTACGCGATCGGCGACCAGGTGCCTGTCCTGGCGGAGCCCGCCGACGGCCCCGCCGCCCGGTCCGTCGCCGAGATCGCGCGCCGCCACGGCATCGCGGTGATGTACGGGTATCCCGAGCGGGAGGGCGAGAAGATCTTCAACTCCGCGCAGCTGATCGGCCCCGACGGCGAGAGCCTCGCGAACTACCGCAAGACCCATCTCTTCGGCTGCTTCGAGCAGCAGTGGTTCACCCCCGGCGACCAGCCGGTCGTCCAGGCCGAGCTCGGCGGGATCCGGCTCGGCATGCTGATCTGCTACGACGTGGAGTTCCCGGAGAACGTCCGGGCGCAGGCGCTCGCCGGGACCGATCTGCTGCTCGTGCCCACCGCGCAGATGCACCCCTTCCAGTTCGTGGCCGAGTCGGTCGTCCCGGTGCGGGCCTTCGAGAGCCAGATGTACATCGCGTACGTCAACAGGACCGGCGCGGAAGGGGAGTTCGAGTTCGTCGGACTCAGCTGTCTGGCGAGCCCCGACGGCACGACCCGCGTCCGGGCCGGACGCGGCGAAGAACTGCTCGTCGGCGAGGTGGATCCGGCCCTGCTGAGCGCCTCCCGCGAGGCCAATCCCTATCTGCGCGACCGCCGCCCGGACCTGTACGGGTCCCTCCTCTGA
- a CDS encoding Lrp/AsnC family transcriptional regulator, giving the protein MRLNELDERIVHALAEDARRSFADIGSEVGLSAPAVKRRVDRLRAEGAITGFTVRVDPAALGWETEGFVEIYCRHNTSPEDIRRGMERYPEVVSASTVTGEADAIVQVFASDMRHFERVLERIAGEPFVVRTKSVLVLSPLLRRFSSGAPA; this is encoded by the coding sequence GTGCGACTGAACGAACTCGACGAACGCATCGTCCACGCCCTCGCCGAGGACGCCCGCCGCTCCTTCGCGGACATCGGCTCCGAGGTCGGCCTCTCCGCGCCCGCCGTCAAGCGGCGGGTCGACAGACTGCGCGCCGAAGGCGCCATCACCGGGTTCACCGTCCGGGTGGACCCGGCGGCTCTCGGCTGGGAGACCGAGGGCTTCGTCGAGATCTACTGTCGCCACAACACCTCGCCCGAGGACATCCGCCGCGGCATGGAGCGCTACCCGGAGGTCGTGTCCGCCTCCACCGTCACCGGTGAGGCGGACGCGATCGTCCAGGTCTTCGCCTCCGACATGCGCCACTTCGAGCGCGTGCTGGAGCGGATCGCGGGCGAGCCGTTCGTGGTGCGGACCAAGTCGGTGCTGGTGCTCTCCCCGCTGCTGCGGCGCTTCTCGTCGGGCGCGCCCGCCTAA